One window from the genome of Clupea harengus chromosome 19, Ch_v2.0.2, whole genome shotgun sequence encodes:
- the LOC105903691 gene encoding glutathione S-transferase theta-3-like, whose amino-acid sequence MPLELYLDLLSQPCRSVYIFAKKNNIPFDFKKISLMEGGQYGEDFGKVNMMRKVPAMRDGEFCLAESIAMMMYMVEKFKTPDYWYPADLHKRARVNEYLSWQHMSIRMHASKMFWVKVMIPKIMGREVPQEKRDAAIEDLDDSLKMLEEKFLQDGPFIAGDHFSLADLVAIVEVYQPVGAGVDVFEGRPKLSAWRDRVRQEIGPELFDEAHQGIMGAIEMVKSLDSSKMQAFKPRIQKMFF is encoded by the exons ATGCCTTTAGAATTATATTTGGACCTTTTGTCGCAGCCATGTCGTTCAGTGTATATATTTGCCAAGAAAAACAACATCCCGTTTGATTTCAAGAAGATCTCGCTCATGGAGG GAGGTCAGTATGGAGAAGACTTTGGAAAAGTCAATATGATGAGGAAAGTACCTGCAATGCGAGATGGAGAATTTTGCTTGGCTGAAAG CATTGCCATGATGATGTACATGGTGGAGAAGTTCAAAACTCCAGACTACTGGTATCCGGCTGATTTGCACAAACGAGCACGGGTGAACGAGTACTTGTCATGGCAGCACATGTCAATACGAATGCATGCCTCCAAAATGTTCTGGGTTAAA GTGATGATCCCTAAGATCATGGGGAGGGAGGTGCCTCAGGAGAAGAGGGACGCTGCCATAGAGGACCTCGATGACTCCCTCAAGATGCTCGAGGAGAAGTTCCTACAGGATGGGCCGTTCATCGCAGGGGACCACTTCTCTCTGGCTGATCTGGTGGCTATAGTGGAAGTCTACCAG cCTGTAGGTGCTGGCGTGGATGTGTTTGAGGGAAGGCCCAAGCTCAGTGCCTGGAGGGACCGAGTACGGCAGGAGATTGGGCCCGAGCTGTTTGACGAGGCCCATCAGGGAATCATGGGCGCCATCGAGATGGTCAAGTCCCTGGACAGCAGCAAGATGCAGGCGTTCAAGCCCAGGATTCAAAAGATGTTTTTCTAA
- the LOC105903692 gene encoding glutathione S-transferase A-like codes for MAKSMTLLWGSGSPPCWRVMIALEEKLLQGYNQKLVSFGKGDHRSKEVLDINPRAQLPAFKHGDNILNESYAAVLYLESQFRSQGTPLIPEGQAEQALMYQRMFEGQTLHQKLSDIVYYNLRVPEDERHDSTIKRNKETLTAELKIWEEYLEKMEPGSYLAGRSFSLVDVLVFPVVAYAVRFGMSQEKYSRLGAYYTMLKDRPSIKATWPPHWLEGPGSDLIKDL; via the exons ATGGCCAAGAGCATGACACTTCTCTGGGGATCTGGCTCCCCTCCGTGCTGGCGAGTCATGATCGCACTGGAGGAGAAACTACTACAAGGCTACAATCAGAAGCTGGTGTCCTTTGGCAAAGGGGACCACAGATCCAAAGAAGTATTAGACATCAACCCGAGGGCACAG CTACCTGCTTTCAAACATGGAGATAACATCCTGAATGAATCCTACGCTGCCGTCTTGTACCTTGAG AGCCAGTTCAGGTCCCAGGGCACTCCACTGATCCCAGAAGGCCAAGCAGAACAGGCTCTGATGTACCAGCGCATGTTTGAGGGACAAACACTACACCAGAAACTCA GTGACATTGTGTACTACAACTTACGTGTCCCAGAGGATGAGAGGCATGACTCCACAATAAAGAGAAACAAGGAGACTCTGACAGCTGAACTCAAGATTTGGGAGGAATACTTGGAGAAG ATGGAGCCAGGATCATATCTTGCTGGGAGGTCATTCTCATTGGTTGATGTCCTTGTCTTTCCTGTAGTTGCCTATGCTGTGCGCTTTGG AATGTCCCAGGAGAAGTATTCCAGACTGGGGGCGTACTACACCATGCTGAAGGACCGGCCCAGTATCAAAGCCACCTGGCCCCCTCACTGGCTGGAGGGCCCTGGGTCAGACCTCATTAAAGACCTTTGA